Sequence from the Pagrus major chromosome 15, Pma_NU_1.0 genome:
AAACCCATCATGGCTGACGTGTGTACTCAAAGGACTGCAGTTGCAGCCAGGTAACTACTGTTTCGCACGTAGAGGTTACTAAATATTTACACAAAGTAACTGCCAGGTGTAACAGCTAACAGAATTAACAGACGCCAGAGCAGTGAAACTGTTATGTTAAGTTACGTTGCCTAAAGCTGCCTGCTTacatatttgattgtttttaatgGCCCGTCTTTACTCGTACTAgttgattttaaatttaaaacttATGAAGGACTTTCCACACAAACTTACTACTTGATCATTTACACGTAGAAACcaaagctgttttttctttttgacagtGTTCAGGTACAGTCCTGTCCAGACTGCATACATTTGCACAGTGGCCTACCTTTTAGCGCTCCACTATCAATGATTTACTCACATCGTGCTAAGATTACAGCTGCCTCCTCCTTCACCCAAACCTTCTCTCAAACCCTCCCCTAAAACCACTCACACTGTCCTGCTGTGACCCCTTGTCTATTAAAGAATGACTTCTGAACCATGAGGTCACCACCGCAGTGTGCTAAGTTGTGGCACTTGACCTTAAGAAATAGTTAACTACAGCTGTTTAAGGCTCGCATGCATCATGTGGAATGAAAAGTGCCCGGCTCGAGCCCCTCAGGCTGAAATCACTTCTTTCTCTCCGAGCTCAAACTACAGCGAGTGACTAGTCTTCGGCCAAGAAGCAAGTGGAACACATTCCTGTGTGACGCAAGGATGGTTGTAAAAGTTCACATGAAAGGGCTTTGCAGTGTTGGAGAAGTGCTTTTGCTGTGGGATCTATGAACTTTGTTAATATGTGTAAGATTTCTCCCTtgataaaaccactgaatgtcaTGAGGATATAAATCACCAGTGACCTCCTCCCTTAATAGATGGTAACTCAGTTTGATCCTAATTACTGTAGATTTATGCCATTCTGattttatattacattaaattacactTATTTGGCAGGCGCTTCAATGAAACCCTTTTGAGCAAATAACAAAAAGGAGTTCAGTGCTGCAGTTTAAATATATCAGCAGGAAAAAATAGTCAAAAGTTATTTTCTCTACACAGCTCTCTCCTTTTCGTCCACTTTCTCGCGTATGTCTTATTCAAACAGAATTAGAAATGATGCACCTCAACGTCTGTTATTACGCGATTCTACACATAACCTTATCTAAACTTTATCTCAATGGTCAAAAAACTTTTGTCGCTCAAGAAACCCAGTAAGCAGTATTACATAGCAATTTGAAACACGAGTCTTTACAGTTGCAGCGTGGCGTGTGCCAGGCCTTACAAGTTACACCGAAACGTGCACACATATGCCGCCTAAAGTCTTACCCCATATCCTTAGGAGGAGGACACAGGGGAAGTATGGGATTGTCAGACATCAGACATCAATGTATGGCATATGACTGATGTGAAGACATATGTGGACCATGGAAACACACTGGCAAGGACCCATTAGCAGGCTATCCTACCTCATTTCAAGGGGACAAACAGAATACAGAAAATATCCACAATGAACCCACAGTAACAGGCCATAATGGACGAGCTATGCACCACTAAGATTGAAAGATCATAACATTGTGTTTCCAGCAGGCATGAACGACATTagcattaaagcaacattagcatCAGCACGTGGTTCCATTCAATTACGTTGATATGGCAATGAAGTATTGAATCTTGAATCTAGACACAAGTTCCAGGTCTTTTGTTCTCCAGCAACTCCTCAGAAAAAATAATTAgctttttagctgctaaatggtCCACTATGTTTACCAGCTAGTAGCtaattctgtctgtctgctgtttgttgctggGTAGGTATGTACAGTGGGTTCATCAAGGTTTTTTAGCTAGAAACAGCTTCCTGCTGTGGCTGGAAACAAAGTTGAGAAGAGTGGGGAAACTGAACTAAAAGTGACGACTTTAAAACCCAAACATTGCGCTGATATGAGTGGAACTGCAGAACTGGGTGATAAGAATCTGTGGGTTCGTCGCTAAGAGTGAAAACCGTCATATTACATTTAGTGATTTGATCCATTGCGTAATCCTAACCTAAGAAATTAAGTTGAAAGGCAAAAATAAACTGTCAAAGTTGTGGTCGACCCAGTTTTGAGTGTGTAAGTCAGTCCCAGCAACGAGAGTGAGTTCTCAGGTTTGGTACTGCTTCTTTGTCTTGGGCACCCAAACAGCTCGATAATCAGATAATTcataaagaaattaaacaaTGAAAGCTCACCCACACCACTACAAACTTTTGCAAAACATTTATGCTAAGATCATTCCAAGCAATAAACAATGTGGCTAAATCTATGAAAGCTTTCAATTGGGTTCAGTCTTTAAATGCCATGTGTAAAACACTCTTTATGCACTTTGTGTGGAAAGTCATCCAATTCATTCATCAATCCGTTCATGCTGACTTTCTAAATGCCGTGTGATGACGGCTGCATGCCTTACATGTGAATTGACTGACTGAAGCTTTGTTTCCTGTTGGCATTTAAGatgacattttcatatattttcaaaatacatttgaGAACATGAATGTGAATTTGCATGATTACCAACAGCAGCCTATGTTCACGAGTGCCTTGTTCTTTGTGTCAAGACAGAGTCAACtcaaaacactgtaaaatatgaCGGCTATGATGCCATCCGATTGCCAGTTGTCAAAATTGTGAACACTTAACTCTGTGGGAAGTTTGAATTGACTCTTGATCCGCTTCCACACAAGTATGCCTTAATATATGTACTGGTATAAATGCATTTTCAATGCATAGTTCAGATGCCTCTTTCTAAATACTGTTTCAGACGTTTTTTCATCCTaactagaagaagaagactaTAAATCTGAGGAAATATTGCATTTTGttactgtgaaaaaatatgGTGATTGCTATGACACTGTGCTGGTACTGGTGTACACTTATTCCCATGTGATTTATTCTTCCTGGTAGGTTaacctttctttctttatgtgtctcttcctctcaggGTGTCTGTGTGACCTTAGATTGCAGAGCGTCGACCCCCACTGCAAGATGACATCTGAAGAGCTCTTCCACCTGCCGCTCAACGTCTATGTCATCATCCTGGGCATCGGCCTCTTCATCCTCATGCTCAGCCTCATCTTCTGCTGCTACCTGTTTAGGTACAAAGCTGAGTAAGAGCTCCTGCACAGGATTCACACAGTTGTCAGACTGATCTACTGGATCAGTATTAGCATGTTCCAGTTGCCAGTTGAGATTGCTGGCactgtacgtttctgcaaaccgtgTATACTTTAAATTTGTATTCATATCacgttcagattacatgcatatgagctgactttcatgtcatcAGGAGGGGATCACGGTGGTGTTGCAGTAAGATGAGACCACTTTTCAAGCTAGTGTTTCAaaatttgtaagcatgaaacagCGTGGATATTCTTTAGAGATGCTGGGATAATTTCTGGCCGCGTTTGTCTCGACAGAACCagttaagccaaaacatgatctttacctaaccctaaacaagtgtttttgtgcctaaatgtAACCAAACCAAAAGCACAGCGTTGTCCCAACATCAAAttgacaacattaaaaacattaagttgcaacatgaacaaatgtcaagtttcaacatatcgGCGGTTTGGAGAAATGTACATCGCCAAcatttgttcttgtgtttgGCTTGTGCTAAAAATCTGACATCATTCAGTCAAATTCATCTACAACAGATCGTTAATCTTTAACCTTTAGTGCATACCAAAGTTATGGTCTGAAGAACTCAGGTCGTTTCGACTTTCTGTCATCTTGCCTCAACTACTTGTGCAACAGTTCgaaatattctgtatttttctttcagagCATACCTGAACTTCTTGGCATTTgatggttgtggttgttgtttttatctgcagTGGGGGAGAGCAAGAGATCTAGACTATAACTTTTATCTATGACATCTACAGAAATTAAATTGTTAATCGAAAtacttctgattaaaatgcatCAGGATTGAAATATCAATAGGCTGCATGactttaaaatttaaatgtaacagCCGAGCACCTGAGTTTTAGTAGCCATCAGCGTTCAACCAACTGATTAACAAACACATATAAATAGCGCAAAGGCAAGTTTATATCCTCCGGTCACTGGGGGAACACATGTTCTACCTTCAGTACAGtttgtgacaaaacaaaacttaagGCGGTGGTCTTAGCAGTGAGCACACGCTTCACCCATAGCTGGACTTGCCAGTTGGACATCATCTTGTACCACTTGGCTCGGGGCAGTTGGTATCAGTCACATGAAACCACCAGCCCAGCAGAAGCCACCTAAGTTGTATTATGTGCTGGTTTTACATGTACAAATCGTGGTGGCTGATTGTGTGCATTAGCAGATAGCGTTTTTGCTTTTCTCTGAGGGAACTTCTTTAAATTCTTCACAGCCTTGGTTTCAATGTTTTTCATGAACCACATTCAGTTGGTTTAGGTAATCAGTTGACGCAGAGGcctcacacagaaacactcaacTGGATTATCTGTTCACAAAGGTAAAAGAGATGCTTAGGGCTATAACAGATAGGTTAGGAGTAGGTCAGTGTGCTTCAAGGATTTCTGGAAAAACCTGTTCAGAGCTGTATCTTGGCTAAGAAACGTAATACTTTGTTAACTTATTTGGCTGCCAGAAAGACTTTTGAAAACAGATTTGCCTAGAACATCTGTAAAAAATCAATCGTTTCCAAGAAGGTTCGAAAAAGGCGTGTGTCTCAATTTTGAATACACATTTTATTCTACTTCACTGAGCACAACATCAGGACTCTCGTACGAGGGCATGTCCTGGGAAGTCTTATAGATCTACTCACGGTGAGCGTAGATGCACAGGCTGTTACTTGAATCTGACATTGTGTGAATTCCAGCACTGCTTGAAGCAGTATCTCAGCTGATTCACACAGCATGTCAAGACATGTCCACAGCAAGACAGATATGGAGCCACCAGGCACACATTAGAATTTCTATGACTCTAAATCACATTATAATATTCGTTTTTTTTGTCCTTCACAGGCTCAGGCGACAGGGTGCAAGAGAGCAGTACGGCTACAACGAGGTAATATGATAAGACTATATCCTGTTTGAGTGTCAGATTGTAATTCAGACTAATTAATTGCTTGTCTGGTGAACTATAtgcattttttcacaaatctGTTCTTGTCAACAGGTTGTTTTGAAAGGAGCGGGGAAGAAACTCAGCCTGCTTGGTGTAAGTTGATTACAGGGGGGATGGGAGGTGCGCTGTTGTAAAGCAGTTTAAAGGAACGGAGATGACCGATGCTAACTGGAcaatgtgtgtgactgtgaaaaacactgcagtgaCTTGCATGTAGCAAAATCATCTTTAAGCAACAAAGTTACCCCTGTAACAAGCTTCAGTAAATCTGTAATTTGCTGAAAAAACAGGGAGGCAAAATTAACCATTACTGTTGGCAAAGTCGTCCAATTACAGCTTAAATGTAATACATGTACATGATGGTGATTACAGGCTGCACATGCAATCAACGTCTGAGTCACTCCGGTCACTGAAGTTCAGAGGATAAccacacaaccaaacaaaaatcTAGGTCCATAAGCCTTCATCAAACTTGGATAGGATGTAATCTGGATGACACAATGATTTTAAGTTACTGTGTTTCCTTTTGGTTTATTTCTTAAAGTGGTTCTATTGAGCCTGGTTAagagagagaattaaaaaaCTAAGTGTAATTATCTAATGGAGGAAATATCATGTATAACAGTCATGAATTAATCTCAATATTTTTGgctatttgttcatttattttgttttgaaggcAAGCTGACTCTGTTTCCGGCTTTCGACGTTGTGTGTTCAATTTTATATTTTGCACGTCAGAATATGACAGCAGCGTGGACGCACTAGTGCTGAATCACATCACGCTTCTTCGTTTAACACGACAATGACAAAGGCAAAGCGTTTATCGCGTTTCAGTCAACACTGGCTTTTGGAGAATGCGCTCACACATGTCAAAATACATACAATTGTATTAGCACAAGTAGGACAATGACATTAGGATATACCCCCTAAACTGGCATTTTTGAACTTTTTGAACAACTGCGGATTAATTTTACTTCATGCATTGACCCTACATGCAGAGGAACCCCTTATTTATTTCATCCTAAAGAGAAAACAGATCTCCTCACGTTGAGAAAAGGGTCTTAGAGCAATACAGAGCTATAGGCTTACATTCCCGGTGACTTACAAGATTGTCGAAAAAGACTTGCCATTATTATAAATTGTTGTTGAAATTACTTTTACCCTTTATCATGGGAGGTTTTGCTAAGCTATACACAGCAGCTACCTGGGTGCAGTTACTAGCAGCTACCCCCTGGTAGCGTTATTTTAGATCCCACTACTTTTCTTGCGAGGAGCCACCCTACTCTTCCTGCTCAGTTGGTTTAGTTTAGGCATGAGGCGTGATattggttaggattagggtaaTAATATCAGGCTAAACTAATTAGAAGCAGAGTTGAAGtaggcagagtagggcaggtgGAGGATCCATGATGATGCGGTAGCCTTTAGTACACTTCTTATTGCTTTCTCCCCGTTCTATACTACATAATTATTGTGTCCAGGCTGACTGGATGTATTATGTTTCTGCTGTATAATGCCTGAATTGAGGGACTGTATTAGGATATACTTTATTAACTGAAAATAGTTAAGGTGACAGGAGTGTTGGTCATGAACTGAATTTACAACTTGTCATTTCCCCCTTTTCAGCAAACATGTGCGGTGTGTTTAGAAGAGTTTCGCAGCCGGGACGAGCTTGGAGTGTGCCCGTGTTCCCATGCTTTTCACAAGAAGTAAGTTATACAACTTTGATTGGTAATCATCAAACTTTCTTGCATCATTTGATGATGTGATCTGTACTTGTTAACATGCACAACTGTCTCTTGAAAAATCTTCAAAATGGATTAATTTGTTTAGCTGTTTGCAATCAGGCAGCTCAGTCAGTTTACAAGCTCATACATCATGTTTGAGACTGAAGATTGCAAACAATCTTGGAGAAAGGAATGTCTCATAAATTCCACTTCATAATGGATTTCTGCCTTCGACTTTAACAGCGGAGGCAGTCAGAGTAGCAGTAAAATTCAGAAAATCATCTTTTATATCTTATCAACTTTTTCAGGGAGTTCTGCAGAAAATGACGAGCAAATTCTTGACAACATATGTCCTTGCAGGTTTAAACACGAGCATGATTTATGCACCTGAGACCTGGTTTTGCCCTGTAGCGTAGGTGTGACATTGACAACAGTGTTTTCAGACTGGTTTGCTCGCCTTTGTGACCAACATTTCTCTACCTGTATCACCGCCAATACCTGTTCCTGTGTGAACTGGGCAAATAtcctgtatgtctgtctgttaacTCCTGTTTCACAACTGTTAAGTAAACCCTCAGACcttctgtttcttgttttgcttCCTTAAGTTTCTGCCTCGACCCACCTGTGTAACTTTGCGTACTTTGTCTTCCTTTGAAATTACAAAATGAGTTAACACGTCTCTCATTTATCTCCTTCTCTCAGGTGTTTGCTCAAATGGTTAGAGATCCGCAGCGTCTGCCCGATGTGCAACAAGCCTATTTGTCGCCTCCAACCTGACCCCCCACAAGCACCTGAGCGGCCACAGAGTCTCCTGGAGGTCTGAGAGGGCCACCTGTCACTAAAGAGCATCCTGTTTCACTGTCCAACAGATTGTAGTTTTAGTAATGCAAACATTTTATGAGGCAGAGCTACTCATATAATTGTCTGGGTTCAAGTGCACAGCCAAAGAATCTACCTGGAGAGATATATGGGGGGAGATTACTGCATAACTCTGAGACAGAGGTGGCATAGCATTCATGATCGCAGATTTAGCCAAACTATCAAGCCTAAATCCTGCAATTTTCAGATGCTAAAGCTAATGCACAAGTGCCTTAAAGCTGCAGATCCTCTAAAGGCCactcaaatgttttaaaattcatttaaagaggtcatattatgctaattttcaggttcatacttttatttgggggtcctactagaataggtttacatagtttaattttcaaaaacacattatttttcccATATGGTTCATTGCTTCAGCATCcgttttcacactgtgtcttgaacactctgttttagctacagagtgagacatctcgcctctgttcaatctctgatgagagttgcacatgcacattacttaagaggcaggatgtagccaatcagaggcagagtagggcgggtcatgccgagcatGGTAGTATGATCCAAGGACATTATAATTGATCCGAAACGACACCGCTACAGCTGGTAAGCATGGCTGTGGTACGGCTGTATATATTTTCtaatatatatatcaataaatatatttatataatgcctgttacatagtgacacaCATAAGTTatggaagtaaaggctcgactccaaaccaggcattacaggcagtgcaggagaaaccaaaaaagcataatatgacctctttaatgttaaaggaaaacaaagcaaaaaaaaaaacattcacagatATTCAGCAGAAAAAGTGAGTGCACTATAAAGTACACTATCCTCAGCAACTCTCACAATGGAATGAAAGATGTTGTGTCGATGccatatacatttattttggcaaaaAATACCACAGTGCAATGTTTCACCTTTGCTGTACATATTGTCATTATGAGAGACTGCGTCCGTTAGCAACAGTGCACAACGTACAATCACAAATGCTACTTACACATTTTTGGGAGCAAGAATGTTAGCGCTCGCCTTTATGAATGGGCTTCTGTTTGATAAATTCCTTCGCCTGGAGGAAAACAGTAGTTAGCTTCACCCACTGAAATTTGAGTTCACTGAATGACTTGATTATCTTTTGGGGAGAAACCAACCCAGTTAGCTGAATAAATGTTGGCCGTGTACGTTTCTTTATGCTCATTTTCCTGACgacatcctctcctcctcctgacgtGACAGTCAGCTCATAAACATTTCATCTGAATGTGATATGAGACCAATTTTAGAAATGCTGACATGATACAAATTAGATGTAGCGATCTGAACGTATCTGGGGTACAgaatgtaaaatgccaacattttattctggtgactgggctgggaGAAACTGgggaagataaaaaaaagtctattaCAGTATTTTATGTGACATCAATACAACAGCAACATTATGGCATCGTCACCAAAAAGATGTCTTTTGTATCATTATCTGAGTGTGGAGATTCTGCTGTTTGGGAAATCATTTGAGTGGCAAATGGGGTCCAATAAGACATAAAAAGTTATATGTCTTCTATTTCTGTGTCTCCCATTGTTCAGCATGTTAATGCCGTAACCCAACTAAAGAGATTATTTCTGCCTCCAaagcagctctgcctctgagAAATGTTCGCGTGGCAAACTTCAGTCTGCTCGTTTTCAGTTTGCCCAAAACTGACATGCAGCACCACATGAAAATGTTGCGTCCGTCACCACAACTTAACAGCCTGGAGTCTTGGAAAGAAG
This genomic interval carries:
- the LOC141009880 gene encoding RING finger protein 122-like isoform X3, with translation MTSEELFHLPLNVYVIILGIGLFILMLSLIFCCYLFRYKAELRRQGAREQYGYNEVVLKGAGKKLSLLGQTCAVCLEEFRSRDELGVCPCSHAFHKKCLLKWLEIRSVCPMCNKPICRLQPDPPQAPERPQSLLEV
- the LOC141009880 gene encoding RING finger protein 122-like isoform X1, with protein sequence MRPVPWCKGCLCDLRLQSVDPHCKMTSEELFHLPLNVYVIILGIGLFILMLSLIFCCYLFRYKAELRRQGAREQYGYNEVVLKGAGKKLSLLGQTCAVCLEEFRSRDELGVCPCSHAFHKKCLLKWLEIRSVCPMCNKPICRLQPDPPQAPERPQSLLEV
- the LOC141009880 gene encoding RING finger protein 122-like isoform X2, which codes for MRPVPWCKGCLCDLRLQSVDPHCKMTSEELFHLPLNVYVIILGIGLFILMLSLIFCCYLFRLRRQGAREQYGYNEVVLKGAGKKLSLLGQTCAVCLEEFRSRDELGVCPCSHAFHKKCLLKWLEIRSVCPMCNKPICRLQPDPPQAPERPQSLLEV
- the LOC141009880 gene encoding RING finger protein 122-like isoform X4, which encodes MTSEELFHLPLNVYVIILGIGLFILMLSLIFCCYLFRLRRQGAREQYGYNEVVLKGAGKKLSLLGQTCAVCLEEFRSRDELGVCPCSHAFHKKCLLKWLEIRSVCPMCNKPICRLQPDPPQAPERPQSLLEV